The window CAAGGACGGGTACAAGCTGACCTGACCCGGCGTTTGGCTTTGTAGCGGCCCATTTACCGGACAACGAGTCAAACGCCTTAACTGGAAGTAGACACGCAGTTCTTGAAGTTAATTGACATACTGCTTGGGCCAGGGTATCATTCATGTAAAATACTGGGGTGTGGATTAGATCCGGCCTACGGAACGGGGATTGCCGCCGGTGGTTTTGAGGCTGGATTCGGGGGGTGCGATGAGGAATGGACAAGGGGGGTATGGGTCACGGAACGAAGTCGTTGCACCGATGGAACGCGGTTTCGTTCCGAGACAAGTCGAACTTATGGGCCTGCAAGGCTACGATCCGCTCCGTGCTGCCGGATGCCAAGTTGGTGCTATACGGGAGTCGAGCGCGCGGCGACGCCGAGCCCGAGTCCGACTTTGATCTTCTCGTCCTCGTGCCTGCGCCGGTCTCTCAGGCTACTCTCCAGAAACTCAGCGATGCGATTTACGACGTAGAGCTCGAGCGTGGCATTGTGGTTTCGTGTCTTGTGTGTTCTGACGAGGAGTGGAACTCCAGTCCCTGGCGAGTGTCGCCCTTCCGTGTGAATGTCGAGCGGGAGGGGATTGTGCTTTGACAGAGGAACAGCGTGCACTGGTACTGCATCGGATGAATCGAGCACGTGAGGCCATCGAAGAGGCGCGAGTGCTGCTCACCGCCAATCACGCCAATGCGTGTGTGAACCGTCTTTATTATGCGTGCTTTTACGCCGTCAGCGCTTTGATACTCACCGAAGGCCGGTCATCCTCGAAGCACTCGGGTGTTCGGGCCATTTTCGACCAAGAGTGGGTCAAACCGGGACACGTTCCAATTGAACTCGGACGACTGTACCGTCGCCTTTTCGAGAGTCGCCAACAGAGTGACTACGCCGATTTTGTCACCTTCGAAGTGTCCACCGTCAGTTCTTGGGTGGATGAAGCTTTCCATTTTGTGGAGACTGTTGGAACTGTGATTGAGGACAGGGCCTGAAGATCCTTGTGGGGTCTGCTCTGACGTATGTTTCCAACTCAGTCTTTCAGAGAAGGTTTGGTCATACGCTGGAAGTCATCTGTCAAAACCCGCAGTTTCTATGGTATGACAAATACTCTTCTGGGCGAAAGGAGACTGGAACACCTGTCCGGTGAGGATAGGTCCAGGCTGCGGGAGTATTATATGCAGACAAGGCTGCAGATATATGATCAATACCTGGCCTATAACGGCACCTGGGGCTGAATAAATGCTCTTTCCCTGAATTTGATCGTGATATTAGCTATCTCCCGGTACCCGCCGAAGACGGCTACGATTAGTGCAATTGAAAGAACAAAGACCTGAAATCCGCATGGCCTGTTCCATAAGAGTGGAGTCAATCACAATATCGTACGCACAATGCACACCCCCTTGTACACATTCTATGGTGTATTGTATTTTTCGAATCGTCAACACGGCATACCATAATTACTGATCTTTATGATTCTCTCCTTCATCGCCGCCTTTACGGCCGGCGCCGGGAAGCCTTCCGGCTTTTCGGGCGGCCTCCCTCAGCAGGAACTCGATATGGGCGTTGACGCTCCGAAACTCGTCGGCGGCCCAACGCGCCAGAGCTTCGTGCAATTTGGGGTCAATTCTCAGGGGAAAGCTCTTTTTGGGGGACATGGCTTGGCGTCCGTCAATAAAGGCTTCCGGTGTTTATTACCGGTTGGGCCCCCCGGTCGGATACTATTGCCACCTTCCGGTGCTGTTCGTGGACGAGGACCAGAGCCTGCACAGCCGGCGGGTGCTCCAGAGCTTTGCGGACGACCCCGACTACCGCGTGTTGTATGGGAACCGGGTGGAAGCGGTGGAAAAGGTGCGCGGCTTCGAGGTGCAGGCCGCCTTTGTGCTCCGGGAACACTTCGGCCGGCGGATTGAGCAGGGGCTGGCTCCGCAGGTCGACGTCTATCAGGTTCACGAGAGCGGCGAGCTGATCGCCACGCGGCAGGTCTTCAGGGCGGCGGTGGCCAAGGTCGCGGCGAACTCGGGCATTGCTGAACTGGCCCTGACGGAAATCAGCCGGGACAAAGCGGTGGCGGGCCGGGAAGACGCGATCCGGGAGCGGGCTTACCAAAAGGCGCTGGAAAGCTGGTTTCCGGGCGGCGCCGGTGAGCCTGCAGTTTGAACAGCGGGATGGAAAAGGCACACCGGTGTTTGATCAGGCCGCCCACACCTCGATCGGCTTCGCGCTCTTTTTCTGCATGTTCACCGTGGTCTTTGCCATGGGCACCATTCTGGATGAGAAGCGGGAAGGGACCTGGCAACGGTTGCGGGCGATGCCGGTTTCCCGGGGGCAGATTCTGGCCGGCAACCTCAGGGGCACCTTCCTGATCGGCATGACGCAGATGCTGCTGCTGGTATTGGCCGGGGCCTACCTTTTCGGGGTGAACTGGGGAAAAAACCTGCCCGGCACCCTGCTGGTGCTGGCCGCCTTTATGTTCTGTGCCGCCGGTTTGGGCCTGGCCCTCTCGGGGTTGGTCAAGACGACGGCGCAACTGGCGGCCCTGGCGCCGATCCTGCTGGTCAGCACCTCCATGCTCGGGGGGTGTTTCTGGCCGCTGGAGGTGGTGGAGTCCGAGGTCCTGCTGGCCATGGCCCGCTTTGTGCCCCAGAGCTGGGCGGTGACCGCCCTCCACGACTTGGTGGTCCGGGAGGCCGCCCTGACCGCCGTCCTGCCGGCGGTGGGCGTGCTGCTCCTGATGGGCACCGTTTTCTGCGGATTGGGGCTCAGGCTGATTTTGCGGGAGCCCAGGTTGAGGAGATGATCCGGTGCTGGTCGACGGCAGCACCGGCCAGGTCGATGAGTACTATCGCCGACGGGGGACGCTCACTTTTGTTGGCTTAGACTTTTCTCGTGGCGGTGATTCAGAAAACGGGATTCGAACTGTGCAAACGGCGTGGTTTTGGCCAGGGAGAAGATGGCCAGCGCCGTCCAGATCAGGACAAACGAGACCAGGTGCACGCCGGTGAAGGGCTCCTGATAGAGGAAGACGCCGATGAGCAGCATTATGGTGGGCGCGAGGTACTGCATAAACCCGATCACCGACAGCGGCAGCCGGTTGGCGGCGGCGGCGAACAGGATCAGCGGCACCGCCGTCACGATGCCGGCGCCCATCAGCAGCCCGGTAACGGCCGGGGGGCCGGTGCCAAAAGCCCCGCCGGCGCCGCTGTGCAGGTAACCCAGGTAGGCGAGCATGAACGGGGAAATGAGCAGGGTTTCCAGGGTGATCCCCGTAATCGCTCCCAGGTGGATCACTTTCTTGATCAGGCCGTACAGGCCGAAAGTGACGGCCAGGGTCAGCGCAATCCAGGGGACGGCTCCGAAATGAAACGTCATGTACAAGACCCCGGCCGTGGCCAGGACGAACGAAACCATCTGCCAGTAGGAGAGCCGTTCCTTCAAGACAACGATGGCCAAAAGGACGCTCACCAGCGGGTTGATATAGTACCCCAGGCTCGACTCCACGATGTGGTCGTTGTTGACCGCCCAGATGTACGTCAGCCAGTTCACGGTGATCAAGGCGGCCGCCAGCACGACTCCCGCGGTCTGTTTCGGCTGCTTGAGCACGCCGCGCAGTTCGATCAGGAACGGTCGCGTTTTTCCGGACAGGAGCAGTACGGCCACCAGAAAAGCAAAGGACCACACGATCCGGTGGGCCAGGATCTCCGGCGGCGGGACGCTTTGGACGAGTTTCCAGTATAGCGGCAGTACTCCCCACAGCAGGTACGCGCCCAGGGCGGCGGCAATGCCGGCCAACCGTTCATCGGCCTGATCGTCTTTCACATTCTAAAGCTCCGGTTAGAAGTTGATGCAAACAAATGTAAGCATTCTTGCTCCCGACCAGGGAACGCCCAACGGGAGTCCTGGCGCGAGGCAATAGGTTTAGAGCTGTTTGTCAAGGTCTCTCTTTGCATAGATCACACGGTAAATCTCCACGGTTTTTTCTTGTTCGTTGACCGTATAAAGCACGGCGTAATTTTTTACACTCAGGATGCGGTACTCGCGCTCCAAAGGCTTTGCCGGTTGGTAGACACGGCAGGAATACGGAAACTTCTTCATGCGGGATATAGCGACGTCCAATGCTTCGAGCAAATCAATAGCCGCCTTTGGCGCGTTGAGGGTCTCCGCGACGTAAAGCACGGCCTCCGCAATGTCACGACTGGCAACAGGCAAATACGAGAGACTATACATCCTCCGCGGCCTTCTCCTGAAGCTTGCGTCTCAGGCCAGAAAACACTTCCTTGTGGGAAAACCGTTTGCCGGTGGTTTTCGCTTCCAGCTCCGCCTCTTTGAGCTTGAAGTAAATCTCGCTGCTAAACTGAAGGCGCTCAAAGGCCTCCATGCTCATAATGACCATGTTGCCGTAGCCGTTCTTTGTCAGAAAAACCGGCTCGGAGCTCTCGTGAACCGTTCTGGAAATATCTGCAAAATTATTGCGAAGATCGGATACAGGTCTGATATGCGGCATGTTTTCCCCTCCCACCACAGTTTTGCTTAAAATTATCATAATTATGCTAATTACACAAGCGCAAACGATGACGGGAAGCTAGGACCCCGGAGAGTTTTGCGACAC is drawn from Bacillota bacterium and contains these coding sequences:
- a CDS encoding nucleotidyltransferase domain-containing protein, which encodes MGHGTKSLHRWNAVSFRDKSNLWACKATIRSVLPDAKLVLYGSRARGDAEPESDFDLLVLVPAPVSQATLQKLSDAIYDVELERGIVVSCLVCSDEEWNSSPWRVSPFRVNVEREGIVL
- a CDS encoding HEPN domain-containing protein yields the protein MTEEQRALVLHRMNRAREAIEEARVLLTANHANACVNRLYYACFYAVSALILTEGRSSSKHSGVRAIFDQEWVKPGHVPIELGRLYRRLFESRQQSDYADFVTFEVSTVSSWVDEAFHFVETVGTVIEDRA
- a CDS encoding toxin-antitoxin system HicB family antitoxin, which encodes MSPKKSFPLRIDPKLHEALARWAADEFRSVNAHIEFLLREAARKAGRLPGAGRKGGDEGENHKDQ
- a CDS encoding ABC transporter permease — encoded protein: MSLQFEQRDGKGTPVFDQAAHTSIGFALFFCMFTVVFAMGTILDEKREGTWQRLRAMPVSRGQILAGNLRGTFLIGMTQMLLLVLAGAYLFGVNWGKNLPGTLLVLAAFMFCAAGLGLALSGLVKTTAQLAALAPILLVSTSMLGGCFWPLEVVESEVLLAMARFVPQSWAVTALHDLVVREAALTAVLPAVGVLLLMGTVFCGLGLRLILREPRLRR
- the rarD gene encoding EamA family transporter RarD translates to MKDDQADERLAGIAAALGAYLLWGVLPLYWKLVQSVPPPEILAHRIVWSFAFLVAVLLLSGKTRPFLIELRGVLKQPKQTAGVVLAAALITVNWLTYIWAVNNDHIVESSLGYYINPLVSVLLAIVVLKERLSYWQMVSFVLATAGVLYMTFHFGAVPWIALTLAVTFGLYGLIKKVIHLGAITGITLETLLISPFMLAYLGYLHSGAGGAFGTGPPAVTGLLMGAGIVTAVPLILFAAAANRLPLSVIGFMQYLAPTIMLLIGVFLYQEPFTGVHLVSFVLIWTALAIFSLAKTTPFAQFESRFLNHRHEKSLSQQK
- a CDS encoding type II toxin-antitoxin system RelE/ParE family toxin; this encodes MYSLSYLPVASRDIAEAVLYVAETLNAPKAAIDLLEALDVAISRMKKFPYSCRVYQPAKPLEREYRILSVKNYAVLYTVNEQEKTVEIYRVIYAKRDLDKQL
- a CDS encoding type II toxin-antitoxin system Phd/YefM family antitoxin; the encoded protein is MPHIRPVSDLRNNFADISRTVHESSEPVFLTKNGYGNMVIMSMEAFERLQFSSEIYFKLKEAELEAKTTGKRFSHKEVFSGLRRKLQEKAAEDV